A single genomic interval of Seriola aureovittata isolate HTS-2021-v1 ecotype China chromosome 10, ASM2101889v1, whole genome shotgun sequence harbors:
- the LOC130175917 gene encoding liprin-beta-2-like isoform X10: protein MLQQELISRTSLETQKLDLMDEVSYLKLKLVSMEETHTNTHPQDPTDTKQNKAECVVNLISELQEQMCRFQAEISTRIQEKRALEEREAQQGEPTGSQAQGHRPQLELAGSGLSLSGSDAWMHNGGQTVHDLLQEVKQLKSKVEELEGEKSQYERKLRATKAEISELQQLLASKDAEIECLQTQLLARDGTANDNAERDQEYQRLKVGMESLLASNDEKDRRIEELTVLLGQYRKMREVMALTQGSSEEELTGSLKLRAITHKAHSDILRSEMSSRGSSPLMLSSSPYQRELDISIQNSMDTSLVSSGETSFLNGSWHQRRLLSSSLEELQSGFLQKAVEIQPAESESDVGAENPQMELSKYQTLPGKLSKKSELRVELNGDGEYLSPVQLSPVHSNDQGYRLIRCRSASAPALGSPGKHDLYDVGPPEKLEESVLSDQSPLSSGVDSGQQSPVSPENRKTHRGIKKLWGKIRRSQSGSPVQVHDPELGEFKRGGFRATAGPRLARPGNTRDLKMPFSKWSSEQVCDWIEDIGLSQYSVLARQWVTSGQTLLSATPQDLEKEMAMKNPLHRKKLQLAIKTLSSKQPEKSAELDYVWVTRWLDDIGLPQYKDQFNEGRVDGQMLQYLTVNDLLFLKVTSQLHHLSIKCAIHVLHVNKFNPNCLKRRPSNENQFTPNEVVQWSNHRVMEWLRSVDLAEYAPNLRGSGVHGGLIMLEPRFNSDTMAMLLNIPPQKTLLRRHLTTNFNSLVGEQAQQEKREYTEAVGYTPLSITAKVKPKKLGFSNLTHLRRRRADESTDYVCPIESSSPQSGQSVVNGVQMRPYAGFRGLSPILDREPDRSRDQMAITEGTMLQIEALSESINNLTQGRGQERRADSGLGTTETLRPILCIRETTL from the exons ATGCTGCAACAG GAGCTGATAAGCAGGACCTCTCTAGAAACTCAGAAGCTGGATCTGATGGACGAGGTGTCCTACCTCAAACTGAAGCTGGTTAGCATGGAGGAGacgcacaccaacacacacccacaagaTCCTACGGACACAAAGCAGAACAAGGCTGAG TGTGTGGTAAATCTCATCAGTGAGCTCCAGGAGCAGATGTGCAGGTTTCAGGCAGAGATCAGCACTCGCATCCAGGAGAAACGGGccctggaggagagggaggcccagcagggggagcccACAGGCAGCCAAGCCCAGGGCCACCGCCCTCAGCTCGAGTTAGCCGGCTCAGGCCTTAGCCTGTCTGGCTCTGACGCCTGGATGCACAATGGAGGACAGACTGTACAC GATTTGTTACAAGAAGTGAAGCAGCTGAAAAGCAAAGTGGAGGAGTTGGAAGGAGAGAAGAGCCAATATGAGAGAAAACTAAGAGCAACCAAG GCTGAAatctcagagctgcagcagctcctggcCTCCAAAGACGCAGAGATCGAGTGCCTGCAGACCCAGCTGCTGGCCAGAGACGGCACGGCCAATGACAACGCAGAGAGAG ACCAGGAATACCAGAGGCTGAAGGTGGGGATGGAGTCTCTGTTGGCTTCAAATGATGAAAAG GATCGTCGTATAGAGGAGTTGACCGTTCTGCTTGGCCAATACAGAAAGATGAGGGAAGTCATGGCTCTCACTCAGG GGAGCAGTGAAGAGGAGCTGACTGGCAGTTTAAAACTCAGAGCCatcacacacaaagcacactCAGATATCCTGAGGTCAGAG ATGTCGTCAAGAGGATCTTCTCCACTTATGTTATCTTCATCCCCTTACCAGAGAGAATTGGACATAAG TATCCAGAACTCCATGGACACGTCGTTGGTGTCGTCCGGAGAAACAAGCTTCTTAAACGGATCGTG GCATCAGCGCAGGTTGCTGTCCAGCAGTCTTGAAGAGTTACAGAGTGGATTTTTACAAAAG GCCGTAGAGATCCAGCCAGCTGAAAGTGAATCAGATGTGGGGGCAGAG AATCCTCAAATGGAGCTGAGCAAGTACCAGACTCTGCCGGGGAAACTGAGTAAGAAGAGTGAGCTGAGGGTTGAGCTGAATGGAGACGGAGAGTATTTATCTCCCGTCCAGCTCTCTCCTGTTCACAGCAACGACCAGGGCTACAGACTGA TTCGCTGCAGGAGCGCCAGTGCTCCGGCTTTAG GATCTCCTGGAAAACATGACCTCTATGATGTTG GGCCTccagagaagctggaggagagcGTCCTTTCAGACCAGTCCCCCCTGTCCTCTGGAGTGGACTCTGGACAACAGTCGCCTGTCTCACCAGAGAACAGGAAGACTCACAGAGGCATTAAGAAACTCTGGGGGAA GATCCGCCGCAGCCAGTCAGGTAGTCCTGTCCAGGTTCACGACCCAGAGCTGGGAGAGTTCAAGAGGGGAGGCTTCAGAGCCACAGCTGGGCCACGACTGGCTCGTCCAGGGAACACACG AGACCTGAAGATGCCTTTTTCCAAGTGGAGCTCGGAGCAGGTGTGTGACTGGATCGAGGACATTGGACTCAGTCAGTACAGCGTCCTCGCTCGCCAATGGGTCACCAGCGGTCAGACTCTACTGTCGGCCACCCCGCAAGACCTGGAGAAG GAGATGGCAATGAAGAATCCGCTCCACAGGAAGAAGCTCCAGTTAGCCATCAAGACGCTGAGCAGCAAGCAGCCGGAGAAGTCCGCAGAGCTCGATTACGTCTGGGTCACTC GTTGGCTCGATGACATCGGACTCCCTCAGTACAAAGATCAGTTTAATGAAGGAAGAGTGGACGGACAGATGCTGCAGTACCTCACTGTG AATGACTTGTTATTCCTAAAAGTGACGAGTCAGCTCCATCACCTCAGCATCAAGTGCGCCATTCATGTCCTCCATGTCAACAAGTTTAACCCTAACTGCCTCAAACGCAGGCCCAGCAATGAG aaccAGTTCACTCCCAACGAGGTGGTCCAGTGGTCCAACCACCGAGTTATGGAGTGGCTGAGATCAGTGGACCTGGCGGAGTACGCACCAAACCTGAGGGGCAGCGGCGTGCATGGAGGGCTGATA ATGCTGGAGCCTCGGTTTAACTCCGACACGATGGCGATGCTCCTGAACATCCCTcctcagaaaacactgctgAGACGCCACCTAACCACCAACTTCAACAGTCTGGTGGGAGAACAGGCACAGCAGGAGAAGAGGGAGTACACTGAGGCGGTGGGTTACACCCCACTCAGCATCACGGCCAAAGTTAAG CCAAAGAAGTTGGGCTTCTCTAACTTGACTCACCTCAGGAGAAGACGAGCGGACGAATCCACAGATTACGTCTGTCCCATCGAGTCGTCCTCCCCACAGTCGGGACAGTCTGTGGTGAACGGGGTGCAGATGCGTCCCTACGCCGGCTTCAGAGGCCTGAGTCCCATCCTGGACAGAGAGCCCGACCGCTCCAGGGACCAG atgGCGATTACAGAGGGTACCATGTTGCAAATAGAAGCTCTGTCTGAAAGCATCAACAACCTCACA
- the LOC130175917 gene encoding liprin-beta-2-like isoform X11, whose protein sequence is MDEVSYLKLKLVSMEETHTNTHPQDPTDTKQNKAECVVNLISELQEQMCRFQAEISTRIQEKRALEEREAQQGEPTGSQAQGHRPQLELAGSGLSLSGSDAWMHNGGQTVHDLLQEVKQLKSKVEELEGEKSQYERKLRATKAEISELQQLLASKDAEIECLQTQLLARDGTANDNAERDQEYQRLKVGMESLLASNDEKDRRIEELTVLLGQYRKMREVMALTQGSSEEELTGSLKLRAITHKAHSDILRSEMSSRGSSPLMLSSSPYQRELDISIQNSMDTSLVSSGETSFLNGSWHQRRLLSSSLEELQSGFLQKAVEIQPAESESDVGAENPQMELSKYQTLPGKLSKKSELRVELNGDGEYLSPVQLSPVHSNDQGYRLIRCRSASAPALGSPGKHDLYDVGPPEKLEESVLSDQSPLSSGVDSGQQSPVSPENRKTHRGIKKLWGKIRRSQSGSPVQVHDPELGEFKRGGFRATAGPRLARPGNTRDLKMPFSKWSSEQVCDWIEDIGLSQYSVLARQWVTSGQTLLSATPQDLEKEMAMKNPLHRKKLQLAIKTLSSKQPEKSAELDYVWVTRWLDDIGLPQYKDQFNEGRVDGQMLQYLTVNDLLFLKVTSQLHHLSIKCAIHVLHVNKFNPNCLKRRPSNENQFTPNEVVQWSNHRVMEWLRSVDLAEYAPNLRGSGVHGGLIMLEPRFNSDTMAMLLNIPPQKTLLRRHLTTNFNSLVGEQAQQEKREYTEAVGYTPLSITAKVKPKKLGFSNLTHLRRRRADESTDYVCPIESSSPQSGQSVVNGVQMRPYAGFRGLSPILDREPDRSRDQMAITEGTMLQIEALSESINNLTQGRGQERRADSGLGTTETLRPILCIRETTL, encoded by the exons ATGGACGAGGTGTCCTACCTCAAACTGAAGCTGGTTAGCATGGAGGAGacgcacaccaacacacacccacaagaTCCTACGGACACAAAGCAGAACAAGGCTGAG TGTGTGGTAAATCTCATCAGTGAGCTCCAGGAGCAGATGTGCAGGTTTCAGGCAGAGATCAGCACTCGCATCCAGGAGAAACGGGccctggaggagagggaggcccagcagggggagcccACAGGCAGCCAAGCCCAGGGCCACCGCCCTCAGCTCGAGTTAGCCGGCTCAGGCCTTAGCCTGTCTGGCTCTGACGCCTGGATGCACAATGGAGGACAGACTGTACAC GATTTGTTACAAGAAGTGAAGCAGCTGAAAAGCAAAGTGGAGGAGTTGGAAGGAGAGAAGAGCCAATATGAGAGAAAACTAAGAGCAACCAAG GCTGAAatctcagagctgcagcagctcctggcCTCCAAAGACGCAGAGATCGAGTGCCTGCAGACCCAGCTGCTGGCCAGAGACGGCACGGCCAATGACAACGCAGAGAGAG ACCAGGAATACCAGAGGCTGAAGGTGGGGATGGAGTCTCTGTTGGCTTCAAATGATGAAAAG GATCGTCGTATAGAGGAGTTGACCGTTCTGCTTGGCCAATACAGAAAGATGAGGGAAGTCATGGCTCTCACTCAGG GGAGCAGTGAAGAGGAGCTGACTGGCAGTTTAAAACTCAGAGCCatcacacacaaagcacactCAGATATCCTGAGGTCAGAG ATGTCGTCAAGAGGATCTTCTCCACTTATGTTATCTTCATCCCCTTACCAGAGAGAATTGGACATAAG TATCCAGAACTCCATGGACACGTCGTTGGTGTCGTCCGGAGAAACAAGCTTCTTAAACGGATCGTG GCATCAGCGCAGGTTGCTGTCCAGCAGTCTTGAAGAGTTACAGAGTGGATTTTTACAAAAG GCCGTAGAGATCCAGCCAGCTGAAAGTGAATCAGATGTGGGGGCAGAG AATCCTCAAATGGAGCTGAGCAAGTACCAGACTCTGCCGGGGAAACTGAGTAAGAAGAGTGAGCTGAGGGTTGAGCTGAATGGAGACGGAGAGTATTTATCTCCCGTCCAGCTCTCTCCTGTTCACAGCAACGACCAGGGCTACAGACTGA TTCGCTGCAGGAGCGCCAGTGCTCCGGCTTTAG GATCTCCTGGAAAACATGACCTCTATGATGTTG GGCCTccagagaagctggaggagagcGTCCTTTCAGACCAGTCCCCCCTGTCCTCTGGAGTGGACTCTGGACAACAGTCGCCTGTCTCACCAGAGAACAGGAAGACTCACAGAGGCATTAAGAAACTCTGGGGGAA GATCCGCCGCAGCCAGTCAGGTAGTCCTGTCCAGGTTCACGACCCAGAGCTGGGAGAGTTCAAGAGGGGAGGCTTCAGAGCCACAGCTGGGCCACGACTGGCTCGTCCAGGGAACACACG AGACCTGAAGATGCCTTTTTCCAAGTGGAGCTCGGAGCAGGTGTGTGACTGGATCGAGGACATTGGACTCAGTCAGTACAGCGTCCTCGCTCGCCAATGGGTCACCAGCGGTCAGACTCTACTGTCGGCCACCCCGCAAGACCTGGAGAAG GAGATGGCAATGAAGAATCCGCTCCACAGGAAGAAGCTCCAGTTAGCCATCAAGACGCTGAGCAGCAAGCAGCCGGAGAAGTCCGCAGAGCTCGATTACGTCTGGGTCACTC GTTGGCTCGATGACATCGGACTCCCTCAGTACAAAGATCAGTTTAATGAAGGAAGAGTGGACGGACAGATGCTGCAGTACCTCACTGTG AATGACTTGTTATTCCTAAAAGTGACGAGTCAGCTCCATCACCTCAGCATCAAGTGCGCCATTCATGTCCTCCATGTCAACAAGTTTAACCCTAACTGCCTCAAACGCAGGCCCAGCAATGAG aaccAGTTCACTCCCAACGAGGTGGTCCAGTGGTCCAACCACCGAGTTATGGAGTGGCTGAGATCAGTGGACCTGGCGGAGTACGCACCAAACCTGAGGGGCAGCGGCGTGCATGGAGGGCTGATA ATGCTGGAGCCTCGGTTTAACTCCGACACGATGGCGATGCTCCTGAACATCCCTcctcagaaaacactgctgAGACGCCACCTAACCACCAACTTCAACAGTCTGGTGGGAGAACAGGCACAGCAGGAGAAGAGGGAGTACACTGAGGCGGTGGGTTACACCCCACTCAGCATCACGGCCAAAGTTAAG CCAAAGAAGTTGGGCTTCTCTAACTTGACTCACCTCAGGAGAAGACGAGCGGACGAATCCACAGATTACGTCTGTCCCATCGAGTCGTCCTCCCCACAGTCGGGACAGTCTGTGGTGAACGGGGTGCAGATGCGTCCCTACGCCGGCTTCAGAGGCCTGAGTCCCATCCTGGACAGAGAGCCCGACCGCTCCAGGGACCAG atgGCGATTACAGAGGGTACCATGTTGCAAATAGAAGCTCTGTCTGAAAGCATCAACAACCTCACA
- the LOC130175917 gene encoding liprin-beta-2-like isoform X6, whose product MYDLGSPISTGPLQVVQLAEDLKLALELQPNQEERESLRAQLQTETAQALINWLQSGAVNLCSPANNESYQERLLRLEGDKESLVLQVSVLTDQVEAQGEKIRDLESSLEEHRQKLASTEEMLQQELISRTSLETQKLDLMDEVSYLKLKLVSMEETHTNTHPQDPTDTKQNKAECVVNLISELQEQMCRFQAEISTRIQEKRALEEREAQQGEPTGSQAQGHRPQLELAGSGLSLSGSDAWMHNGGQTVHDLLQEVKQLKSKVEELEGEKSQYERKLRATKAEISELQQLLASKDAEIECLQTQLLARDGTANDNAERDQEYQRLKVGMESLLASNDEKDRRIEELTVLLGQYRKMREVMALTQGSSEEELTGSLKLRAITHKAHSDILRSEMSSRGSSPLMLSSSPYQRELDISIQNSMDTSLVSSGETSFLNGSWHQRRLLSSSLEELQSGFLQKAVEIQPAESESDVGAENPQMELSKYQTLPGKLSKKSELRVELNGDGEYLSPVQLSPVHSNDQGYRLIRCRSASAPALGSPGKHDLYDVGPPEKLEESVLSDQSPLSSGVDSGQQSPVSPENRKTHRGIKKLWGKIRRSQSGSPVQVHDPELGEFKRGGFRATAGPRLARPGNTRDLKMPFSKWSSEQVCDWIEDIGLSQYSVLARQWVTSGQTLLSATPQDLEKEMAMKNPLHRKKLQLAIKTLSSKQPEKSAELDYVWVTRWLDDIGLPQYKDQFNEGRVDGQMLQYLTVNDLLFLKVTSQLHHLSIKCAIHVLHVNKFNPNCLKRRPSNENQFTPNEVVQWSNHRVMEWLRSVDLAEYAPNLRGSGVHGGLIMLEPRFNSDTMAMLLNIPPQKTLLRRHLTTNFNSLVGEQAQQEKREYTEAVGYTPLSITAKVKPKKLGFSNLTHLRRRRADESTDYVCPIESSSPQSGQSVVNGVQMRPYAGFRGLSPILDREPDRSRDQMAITEGTMLQIEALSESINNLTQGRGQERRADSGLGTTETLRPILCIRETTL is encoded by the exons GTGAACCTGTGTTCTCCAGCCAACAATGAATCCTACCAAGAGCGACTGCTCCGCCTAGAGGGAGACAAGGAGTCTCTGGTGCTACAG GTGAGCGTTCTGACGGACCAGGTGGAGGCTCAGGGAGAGAAAATCAGAGATCTGGAAAGTTCTCTGGAGGAACACCGGCAGAAACTGGCCTCCACTGAGGAGATGCTGCAACAG GAGCTGATAAGCAGGACCTCTCTAGAAACTCAGAAGCTGGATCTGATGGACGAGGTGTCCTACCTCAAACTGAAGCTGGTTAGCATGGAGGAGacgcacaccaacacacacccacaagaTCCTACGGACACAAAGCAGAACAAGGCTGAG TGTGTGGTAAATCTCATCAGTGAGCTCCAGGAGCAGATGTGCAGGTTTCAGGCAGAGATCAGCACTCGCATCCAGGAGAAACGGGccctggaggagagggaggcccagcagggggagcccACAGGCAGCCAAGCCCAGGGCCACCGCCCTCAGCTCGAGTTAGCCGGCTCAGGCCTTAGCCTGTCTGGCTCTGACGCCTGGATGCACAATGGAGGACAGACTGTACAC GATTTGTTACAAGAAGTGAAGCAGCTGAAAAGCAAAGTGGAGGAGTTGGAAGGAGAGAAGAGCCAATATGAGAGAAAACTAAGAGCAACCAAG GCTGAAatctcagagctgcagcagctcctggcCTCCAAAGACGCAGAGATCGAGTGCCTGCAGACCCAGCTGCTGGCCAGAGACGGCACGGCCAATGACAACGCAGAGAGAG ACCAGGAATACCAGAGGCTGAAGGTGGGGATGGAGTCTCTGTTGGCTTCAAATGATGAAAAG GATCGTCGTATAGAGGAGTTGACCGTTCTGCTTGGCCAATACAGAAAGATGAGGGAAGTCATGGCTCTCACTCAGG GGAGCAGTGAAGAGGAGCTGACTGGCAGTTTAAAACTCAGAGCCatcacacacaaagcacactCAGATATCCTGAGGTCAGAG ATGTCGTCAAGAGGATCTTCTCCACTTATGTTATCTTCATCCCCTTACCAGAGAGAATTGGACATAAG TATCCAGAACTCCATGGACACGTCGTTGGTGTCGTCCGGAGAAACAAGCTTCTTAAACGGATCGTG GCATCAGCGCAGGTTGCTGTCCAGCAGTCTTGAAGAGTTACAGAGTGGATTTTTACAAAAG GCCGTAGAGATCCAGCCAGCTGAAAGTGAATCAGATGTGGGGGCAGAG AATCCTCAAATGGAGCTGAGCAAGTACCAGACTCTGCCGGGGAAACTGAGTAAGAAGAGTGAGCTGAGGGTTGAGCTGAATGGAGACGGAGAGTATTTATCTCCCGTCCAGCTCTCTCCTGTTCACAGCAACGACCAGGGCTACAGACTGA TTCGCTGCAGGAGCGCCAGTGCTCCGGCTTTAG GATCTCCTGGAAAACATGACCTCTATGATGTTG GGCCTccagagaagctggaggagagcGTCCTTTCAGACCAGTCCCCCCTGTCCTCTGGAGTGGACTCTGGACAACAGTCGCCTGTCTCACCAGAGAACAGGAAGACTCACAGAGGCATTAAGAAACTCTGGGGGAA GATCCGCCGCAGCCAGTCAGGTAGTCCTGTCCAGGTTCACGACCCAGAGCTGGGAGAGTTCAAGAGGGGAGGCTTCAGAGCCACAGCTGGGCCACGACTGGCTCGTCCAGGGAACACACG AGACCTGAAGATGCCTTTTTCCAAGTGGAGCTCGGAGCAGGTGTGTGACTGGATCGAGGACATTGGACTCAGTCAGTACAGCGTCCTCGCTCGCCAATGGGTCACCAGCGGTCAGACTCTACTGTCGGCCACCCCGCAAGACCTGGAGAAG GAGATGGCAATGAAGAATCCGCTCCACAGGAAGAAGCTCCAGTTAGCCATCAAGACGCTGAGCAGCAAGCAGCCGGAGAAGTCCGCAGAGCTCGATTACGTCTGGGTCACTC GTTGGCTCGATGACATCGGACTCCCTCAGTACAAAGATCAGTTTAATGAAGGAAGAGTGGACGGACAGATGCTGCAGTACCTCACTGTG AATGACTTGTTATTCCTAAAAGTGACGAGTCAGCTCCATCACCTCAGCATCAAGTGCGCCATTCATGTCCTCCATGTCAACAAGTTTAACCCTAACTGCCTCAAACGCAGGCCCAGCAATGAG aaccAGTTCACTCCCAACGAGGTGGTCCAGTGGTCCAACCACCGAGTTATGGAGTGGCTGAGATCAGTGGACCTGGCGGAGTACGCACCAAACCTGAGGGGCAGCGGCGTGCATGGAGGGCTGATA ATGCTGGAGCCTCGGTTTAACTCCGACACGATGGCGATGCTCCTGAACATCCCTcctcagaaaacactgctgAGACGCCACCTAACCACCAACTTCAACAGTCTGGTGGGAGAACAGGCACAGCAGGAGAAGAGGGAGTACACTGAGGCGGTGGGTTACACCCCACTCAGCATCACGGCCAAAGTTAAG CCAAAGAAGTTGGGCTTCTCTAACTTGACTCACCTCAGGAGAAGACGAGCGGACGAATCCACAGATTACGTCTGTCCCATCGAGTCGTCCTCCCCACAGTCGGGACAGTCTGTGGTGAACGGGGTGCAGATGCGTCCCTACGCCGGCTTCAGAGGCCTGAGTCCCATCCTGGACAGAGAGCCCGACCGCTCCAGGGACCAG atgGCGATTACAGAGGGTACCATGTTGCAAATAGAAGCTCTGTCTGAAAGCATCAACAACCTCACA